One stretch of Pseudomonas fragi DNA includes these proteins:
- a CDS encoding thymidylate synthase has protein sequence MKQYLDLVANVIKNGTLQANRTGVKTISLPGAMLRYDLKEGFPAITTRRMAFKSAIGEMCGFLRPVNSAADFRALGCKVWDQNANENAQWLANPFRQGEDDLGEIYGVQWRKWPAYKQVERSNTAAIELCLSQGYRQIAEGEEDGQAYVVLYKAIDQVRQCVDTIINDPGSRRILFHGWNCAQLDEMALPPCHLLYQFHPNVETKEISLTLYIRSNDLGLGTPFNLTEGAALLSLIGRLTGYTPRWFTYFIGDAHVYENHLDMLNEQLTREPYPMPKLVISDRVPEFAKTGVYQPEWLGLIEPSDFSLEGYQHHAPMTAPMAV, from the coding sequence TTGCCAACGTCATCAAAAACGGCACCCTGCAAGCCAACCGCACCGGCGTGAAGACCATCAGCCTGCCCGGCGCCATGTTGCGTTATGACCTCAAGGAAGGCTTCCCGGCCATCACCACCCGGCGCATGGCGTTCAAATCGGCCATTGGCGAGATGTGCGGCTTCTTGCGCCCGGTCAACAGTGCCGCGGACTTCCGTGCACTGGGTTGCAAGGTGTGGGACCAGAATGCCAACGAAAACGCCCAGTGGCTGGCCAACCCGTTCCGTCAGGGCGAAGACGACCTGGGCGAAATCTACGGCGTGCAATGGCGCAAATGGCCAGCCTACAAGCAAGTCGAGCGCAGCAACACGGCCGCCATCGAACTGTGCCTGAGCCAGGGTTACCGCCAGATTGCCGAAGGCGAAGAAGACGGCCAGGCCTATGTGGTGCTGTACAAGGCCATCGACCAGGTGCGCCAGTGCGTCGACACCATCATCAATGACCCGGGCAGCCGCCGCATCCTGTTCCACGGCTGGAACTGCGCCCAGCTCGACGAAATGGCCCTGCCGCCGTGCCACTTGCTGTACCAGTTCCACCCGAATGTCGAGACCAAGGAAATTTCCCTGACCCTCTACATCCGCTCCAATGACCTGGGCCTGGGTACGCCGTTCAACCTGACCGAAGGCGCAGCGCTGCTGAGCCTGATCGGCCGCCTGACCGGCTACACGCCGCGCTGGTTCACCTACTTTATTGGCGATGCCCATGTGTATGAAAACCACCTGGACATGCTCAACGAACAGCTGACCCGCGAGCCGTACCCGATGCCAAAACTGGTGATCTCGGACCGCGTGCCGGAATTCGCCAAGACCGGCGTGTACCAGCCAGAATGGCTGGGCCTGATCGAGCCGAGTGACT